From Pusillibacter faecalis, one genomic window encodes:
- the gcvT gene encoding glycine cleavage system aminomethyltransferase GcvT — translation MSELKRTQYYKTHVAAGATMVDFGGWEMPIQYPGGIVAEHLYTRSCCSLFDVSHMGRLLVEGPDRVAFLQHVLSSNVLALDLDQAQYCIIPTESGGAVDDAYLYRFFEDRFLLVVNAANTEKDLEHLSRYLGDYDCTITNVTTDYVAVAVQGPKSREMLLTLTGGAEITEPVKNALGTHLLEGRQAYIAKTGYTGEPLGYEVYLKSADGVWFWNRMLELGARPAGLGARDTLRLEAGLPLYGHEMGLDPTGEEIPVFAVSLARFAVSFSERKGSFVGREALRTQYEAFQRIMNRDFRDLSALPKRIFPITLLDRGVMRAGMSVYRGEKQIGWITSGTMVPYYCHEGEGLQTVILEESGKRAIGLAYLASDTLEDDIVEVDIRGRRLRAAIPPYHMQVTTPPYARPILYQGKETVQPLPETTDYPAKALELITRATENHQWRQRRCVNLIPSENSASRAVQLLCASDPAFRYAEHKKIKSFYDADVFYYQGTKFIDRVEQLLVEQMRQYLGCREVETRVTSGQMSNMAVFSALMDWKNRLDRKHTPQRLGYVLNNHIIKGGHLSAQPMGALHDYIAVDPVTERPAVVNFPVCKDNLFKIDVEETKKVLEKYRPELIVFGKSMVLHKEPVAEIRQFLTEQKIPATIMYDMAHVLGLIGEYFQKPFEEGANIVTGSTHKTFFGPQRGIIGVNYQPEELEYGLWETIEARTFPGSVSNHHLGTQLGLLMAAYEMNCFKDSYQKAVVENAKHFAKCLKQQGLHVLGDPEIGYTETHQVLVSVGYGVGPEIAERLEENRIIVNYQATPDEEGFTASGALRMGVSEMTRFGFGKEEFEKLAELMAECILRNQDVSGDVEALRAGYTEMRYCFQDAEFNAALEHLADCM, via the coding sequence ATGAGCGAGCTAAAACGTACTCAGTATTACAAGACCCATGTGGCCGCCGGTGCCACGATGGTGGATTTTGGGGGCTGGGAGATGCCGATCCAGTATCCCGGCGGCATTGTGGCGGAGCACCTATACACCCGCAGCTGCTGCAGCCTCTTTGACGTCTCCCACATGGGACGGCTGTTAGTGGAGGGACCGGACCGGGTGGCCTTTTTACAGCATGTCCTGAGCAGCAATGTTCTGGCGCTGGACCTCGACCAGGCTCAGTACTGTATCATCCCGACGGAGAGCGGCGGCGCCGTGGACGATGCCTATCTCTACCGTTTTTTTGAGGACCGCTTTCTTCTGGTGGTCAACGCCGCCAACACGGAAAAGGACTTGGAGCATCTGAGCCGCTATCTGGGAGACTATGACTGCACCATCACCAATGTGACGACGGACTATGTGGCGGTCGCCGTGCAGGGTCCTAAGTCCCGGGAGATGCTGCTGACCCTCACTGGCGGGGCGGAGATTACGGAGCCGGTGAAAAACGCCCTGGGTACACACCTGCTGGAAGGGCGTCAGGCCTATATCGCAAAAACCGGATACACAGGAGAGCCACTGGGATATGAGGTCTATCTGAAAAGTGCAGATGGGGTGTGGTTTTGGAATCGAATGCTGGAACTGGGGGCAAGGCCGGCCGGCCTGGGCGCCCGGGATACCTTGCGCTTGGAGGCGGGACTGCCACTCTACGGGCATGAGATGGGATTGGACCCGACGGGCGAGGAGATACCGGTTTTCGCTGTGTCTCTGGCCCGCTTTGCGGTAAGCTTTTCAGAGCGCAAAGGCAGCTTTGTAGGCCGGGAGGCACTCCGAACACAGTATGAGGCATTCCAGCGCATCATGAACCGGGATTTTCGAGACCTCTCCGCACTCCCGAAGCGGATTTTTCCCATCACCTTGTTGGACCGGGGCGTGATGCGCGCGGGCATGTCGGTCTACCGGGGAGAGAAGCAGATCGGCTGGATTACCAGCGGCACCATGGTCCCCTATTACTGTCACGAGGGCGAGGGCTTGCAGACAGTGATTTTGGAGGAGAGCGGCAAGCGCGCGATCGGGCTTGCCTATCTTGCCAGTGACACTCTGGAGGACGATATTGTGGAGGTGGACATTCGTGGTCGGCGGCTGAGAGCGGCCATTCCGCCCTATCATATGCAGGTCACTACACCTCCCTATGCAAGGCCGATTTTGTACCAGGGAAAGGAGACTGTACAGCCCCTTCCAGAGACCACGGACTACCCGGCCAAGGCATTGGAGCTGATCACCCGGGCCACAGAAAATCACCAGTGGCGGCAAAGACGCTGTGTGAATCTGATTCCCTCTGAGAACAGTGCCAGCCGCGCGGTGCAGCTCCTCTGCGCCTCGGACCCGGCGTTTCGATACGCGGAGCACAAAAAGATCAAGTCCTTCTATGACGCGGACGTGTTTTATTACCAGGGAACAAAATTCATTGACCGGGTGGAGCAGCTCCTGGTGGAACAGATGCGGCAATACCTGGGCTGCCGAGAGGTGGAGACCCGTGTGACCAGCGGTCAGATGTCCAATATGGCGGTATTCTCTGCTCTGATGGACTGGAAAAACCGCCTGGACCGAAAGCATACGCCGCAGCGCCTAGGCTACGTGCTCAATAACCATATCATCAAAGGTGGACATCTCAGCGCGCAGCCAATGGGGGCGCTGCACGATTATATCGCCGTGGACCCGGTAACGGAGCGCCCGGCAGTTGTGAATTTCCCGGTTTGTAAAGACAATCTCTTTAAAATTGATGTGGAGGAGACCAAGAAGGTTCTTGAAAAATACCGGCCGGAGCTGATTGTTTTTGGTAAGAGCATGGTGCTGCATAAGGAGCCTGTGGCGGAAATCCGACAATTTCTGACAGAGCAAAAGATTCCCGCCACCATTATGTATGACATGGCCCACGTGCTGGGGTTGATTGGCGAGTATTTCCAGAAGCCGTTTGAGGAGGGGGCCAATATTGTCACCGGCTCTACGCACAAGACCTTTTTTGGCCCGCAGCGTGGGATTATCGGCGTCAATTACCAGCCGGAGGAGCTAGAGTACGGCCTTTGGGAGACGATCGAGGCCAGGACCTTTCCGGGTAGTGTCTCCAACCACCACCTGGGTACGCAGCTGGGGCTTTTGATGGCGGCCTATGAGATGAATTGCTTTAAGGACAGCTATCAAAAGGCTGTGGTAGAAAACGCCAAGCACTTTGCAAAATGCTTAAAACAGCAGGGATTGCACGTGTTGGGAGACCCGGAAATTGGATACACGGAAACCCACCAGGTTCTTGTGTCGGTGGGCTATGGCGTGGGTCCGGAGATCGCGGAGCGGCTGGAGGAGAATCGGATCATTGTCAACTACCAGGCAACGCCGGATGAGGAGGGCTTCACCGCCTCCGGCGCGCTTAGAATGGGCGTGAGTGAGATGACACGTTTTGGCTTTGGGAAAGAGGAGTTTGAAAAGCTGGCAGAGCTGATGGCGGAGTGCATTCTGAGAAATCAGGACGTGTCCGGTGATGTGGAGGCGCTTCGCGCCGGATATACCGAGATGCGTTACTGCTTCCAGGATGCCGAATTTAACGCAGCACTGGAGCACCTTGCAGACTGCATGTAG
- the lpdA gene encoding dihydrolipoyl dehydrogenase, translated as MFHYDLIVIGAGPGGYTAALRAAKRGWKTAVIERREVGGTCLNRGCIPTKTLLHASEIAAGIRGGRFGIEAQQVRLDMAAMLTRKRQVSAQLSGGIETMLRAEKVELLQGNATVLGPSQVRLTGENEQVLTARHILLATGAVPARPPIPGLDLPEVMTSDDLLENGRLYQSLIVIGGGVIGVEFATFYADLGCQVTVIEGMDRLLPALDRELGQNLGMIFKKRGIAVHTGADVTRLEKTEGGVRVCFHGKGGEESAAGEAVLCAIGRRPNTEGLFAPDVAVAMNGRFIAVNENYETSLPGIYAIGDVSGNIQLAHMAAAQGIDAVERMMGGAGRIDLTAVPSCIYCAPEIACVGMTAEEAKAEGRAVAVGKYVMYANGRTVIQDGGRAFLKIVANAESHAILGAQFMCEHATDMISEMTAAIVNGLTVEQMLRVMRPHPTFEEGVQDALEAVLGKLSGAEH; from the coding sequence ATGTTTCACTATGATCTGATTGTGATAGGAGCTGGCCCCGGCGGCTATACGGCGGCGTTGCGGGCAGCAAAGCGCGGCTGGAAGACAGCGGTGATCGAGCGGCGGGAGGTGGGAGGAACCTGTCTCAACCGGGGCTGTATTCCGACCAAAACGCTGCTGCACGCCTCTGAAATTGCCGCAGGAATCCGCGGAGGCAGATTTGGTATAGAGGCGCAGCAGGTACGGCTGGATATGGCAGCCATGCTCACCCGCAAGCGCCAGGTGAGCGCACAGCTCTCCGGCGGAATTGAGACCATGCTGCGTGCGGAGAAGGTGGAACTTCTTCAGGGAAACGCCACGGTTTTGGGCCCGTCCCAGGTGCGGCTTACTGGAGAGAACGAGCAGGTGCTAACTGCCCGACACATCCTGTTGGCAACAGGGGCGGTGCCCGCTCGCCCGCCTATTCCAGGGCTGGACCTGCCGGAGGTCATGACCTCCGATGACCTGCTGGAGAACGGGCGGCTTTACCAGTCTCTGATCGTGATCGGCGGAGGTGTGATCGGGGTGGAGTTTGCCACGTTTTACGCGGACCTCGGCTGTCAGGTGACAGTGATTGAGGGGATGGACCGCTTGCTGCCGGCGCTGGATCGGGAGCTGGGACAAAACCTCGGCATGATTTTTAAAAAGCGGGGAATTGCTGTGCACACCGGAGCGGATGTCACCCGCCTGGAGAAAACGGAGGGAGGCGTGCGGGTCTGCTTCCACGGAAAGGGCGGGGAGGAGTCCGCCGCCGGGGAGGCTGTCCTCTGCGCCATTGGCAGGCGGCCCAACACGGAGGGGCTCTTTGCCCCGGACGTTGCCGTTGCAATGAACGGTAGGTTTATTGCCGTGAATGAAAACTATGAGACGTCCCTCCCGGGAATCTATGCCATTGGGGATGTATCTGGAAACATCCAATTGGCACACATGGCCGCTGCCCAGGGAATAGACGCTGTGGAGCGCATGATGGGAGGAGCTGGACGGATTGATCTCACTGCCGTTCCCAGTTGCATTTACTGCGCGCCGGAGATTGCCTGCGTCGGCATGACGGCGGAGGAGGCCAAGGCGGAGGGACGTGCCGTGGCGGTCGGCAAATATGTGATGTATGCGAACGGAAGAACCGTGATCCAGGACGGAGGACGGGCGTTTTTAAAAATTGTCGCGAACGCCGAAAGCCATGCCATCCTTGGCGCACAATTTATGTGCGAGCATGCGACAGACATGATCTCCGAGATGACGGCTGCCATTGTCAACGGCCTGACTGTAGAGCAGATGCTGCGCGTCATGCGTCCGCACCCTACCTTTGAAGAGGGCGTACAGGACGCATTGGAGGCGGTGCTGGGGAAACTCTCTGGCGCCGAACACTGA
- a CDS encoding lipoate--protein ligase has product MIQRITCYLGTGTEPYENLAVERFLMEAVEEGELILYLWQNRRTVVIGRNQNPWRECRLTELQRDGGSLARRLSGGGAVYHDLGNLNFTFCVQGMDYDLRRQQSVILEACHLLGIGAELSGRNDLLAEGRKFSGNSFYNHNGYAFHNGTLLVDADLECLGKYLSPSRMKLEGKGVDSVRSRVVNLAELHPGLTVEHMCRAMTKALESIYQLPSETFSAERWNQKTLEQLRTDFARWEWIYGKRLAFTASFTKRFSWGEVTLECLVRDGVLLESRAYTDAMDAALGTILSDALRGCRFVPEELCGCIRRLPLEHTVVEELCAWVTEEEI; this is encoded by the coding sequence ATGATTCAGAGGATTACGTGCTATCTTGGGACGGGGACAGAACCCTATGAAAACCTCGCTGTAGAGCGCTTTTTAATGGAAGCTGTGGAGGAGGGAGAATTGATCCTCTACCTCTGGCAAAACCGCCGTACAGTGGTAATCGGACGAAATCAGAATCCCTGGCGGGAGTGCCGCCTGACAGAACTGCAAAGAGATGGCGGAAGCCTTGCCCGTAGGCTCTCTGGCGGGGGAGCGGTCTATCACGACTTGGGAAATTTAAATTTTACTTTCTGCGTGCAGGGGATGGACTACGACCTGCGCCGGCAGCAGAGTGTGATTTTAGAGGCATGTCATTTGCTTGGCATCGGGGCGGAGCTGTCCGGGAGGAACGACCTTCTGGCGGAGGGGCGAAAGTTTTCCGGGAATTCCTTTTACAACCACAACGGGTATGCCTTCCACAATGGGACGCTGCTGGTGGATGCTGATTTGGAATGCCTTGGCAAATACCTCAGCCCCTCCCGGATGAAGCTGGAAGGGAAGGGGGTGGACTCCGTCCGTTCCCGGGTGGTGAATTTGGCAGAGCTTCATCCAGGACTGACGGTGGAGCACATGTGCAGGGCAATGACCAAGGCGCTGGAGAGCATCTATCAGCTCCCGTCTGAGACCTTTTCAGCGGAGCGGTGGAATCAAAAGACCCTGGAGCAGCTTAGGACGGACTTTGCGCGCTGGGAGTGGATTTATGGGAAGAGACTCGCTTTTACAGCCTCCTTTACCAAGCGTTTTTCTTGGGGCGAGGTGACGCTGGAGTGCCTGGTGCGGGATGGAGTCCTCTTGGAGAGCAGGGCTTACACAGACGCCATGGACGCCGCGCTGGGAACCATATTGTCCGATGCGCTGCGGGGCTGCCGGTTTGTCCCGGAGGAGCTTTGTGGCTGCATTCGCAGACTGCCGCTGGAACACACGGTGGTGGAGGAGCTGTGCGCGTGGGTGACGGAAGAAGAGATTTAG